A DNA window from Vigna angularis cultivar LongXiaoDou No.4 chromosome 1, ASM1680809v1, whole genome shotgun sequence contains the following coding sequences:
- the LOC108322117 gene encoding flavonoid 3-O-glucosyltransferase, with protein MAVCPTDDRHVAVLAFPYGTHAAPLLNLVRRAAAEAPEVSFSFFSTKRSNASVFAGLNEEQLLNIRPYDIEDGLPEDFVPSGNPQDPVAYFVKAMPANYRTAMDEAVEKTGRQITCLVSDAFFWFCADMAEEMHAKWIPLWTAGPHPLLAHISSQQIREKLGPDGVGENKEIDFLTGFNGLKAGDLPEGLVEMPEDPFSMMLEKMGEALPRATAVAINSFSGVHVPIAQELETRFQMLLNVGPFILTTPQSVTLDDEGCLPWLNSQEDKSVVYISFGSVIMPPPDELTALADALEEGKYPFIWAFRGNPEKQLPDGFMERTKKQGKVVGWAPQMQILKHSAVGVCITHGGWNSVLDCIVGGVPMICRPFFGDQSLNTATLEHVWEIGVGLEDNVFTKEETLRVLETVMSSEKGMMMREKVLELKDLAMEAAGPEGDSTKNFCTFADILSGLHHGKSHHQPHGLRGIRHKIAGAFAAAHHKLRRHHHHHQKH; from the exons ATGGCTGTTTGTCCTACCGACGACAGGCATGTGGCCGTGTTGGCGTTTCCCTATGGCACACACGCAGCTCCGCTTCTGAACCTGGTGCGTAGGGCTGCGGCCGAGGCACCTGAAGTGTCGTTCTCGTTCTTCAGCACGAAAAGATCCAATGCCTCTGTCTTCGCGGGGCTCAACGAGGAGCAGCTTTTGAACATAAGGCCTTATGACATTGAAGACGGGTTGCCGGAGGACTTTGTGCCCTCGGGGAACCCCCAAGACCCCGTCGCCTACTTCGTTAAGGCCATGCCCGCTAACTATAGGACTGCCATGGACGAAGCCGTCGAGAAAACGGGGAGGCAGATCACTTGCTTAGTCTCTGACgccttcttttggttttgtgctGACATGGCTGAAGAAATGCATGCCAAGTGGATTCCTCTGTGGACTGCAGGGCCTCACCCTCTCCTTGCTCATATTTCCTCCCAACAAATCAGGGAAAAGCTGGGCCCAGATGGAG tcggagaaaacaaagaaatcGATTTCCTCACTGGTTTCAATGGGCTGAAGGCAGGTGACTTGCCTGAAGGATTGGTGGAAATGCCAGAAGACCCTTTTTCAATGATGTTAGAGAAAATGGGAGAAGCTTTGCCCCGAGCAACCGCAGTTGCCATAAACTCCTTCAGTGGAGTACACGTTCCTATTGCGCAGGAGCTAGAAACCAGGTTCCAGATGCTTCTGAATGTTGGTCCATTCATTTTGACAACACCACAATCTGTTACTCTTGATGATGAAGGGTGCTTACCATGGTTGAACTCGCAAGAGGACAAGTCAGTGGTGTACATCAGCTTCGGAAGTGTGATAATGCCTCCACCAGATGAGTTGACTGCATTGGCAGATGCGCTAGAAGAAGGTAAGTATCCATTTATTTGGGCTTTCAGAGGTAACCCTGAAAAACAATTGCCAGATGGGTTCATGGAAAGGACAAAAAAGCAAGGGAAGGTTGTAGGGTGGGCCCCCCAAATGCAGATCCTTAAGCATTCAGCAGTTGGTGTGTGCATAACACATGGTGGATGGAACTCAGTTTTGGATTGCATAGTTGGTGGTGTGCCTATGATTTGTAGGCCCTTTTTTGGAGATCAGTCGTTGAACACTGCTACACTTGAGCATGTATGGGAAATTGGTGTGGGGCTTGAAGACAATGTTTTCACTAAAGAAGAAACTCTAAGAGTTCTGGAAACAGTAATGTCAAGTGAGAAAGGGATGATGATGCGGGAGAAAGTATTGGAACTCAAGGATTTGGCAATGGAGGCAGCGGGACCTGAAGGTGACTCTACCAAGAATTTCTGCACTTTTGCAGATATTCTTTCAGGTTTGCACCATGGCAAATCGCACCATCAACCACATGGTTTAAGAGGTATCCGCCACAAAATTGCAGGTGCATTTGCTGCAGCACATCACAAATTACGccgccaccaccaccatcatcaaAAGCACTAA
- the LOC108322152 gene encoding pathogenesis-related protein PR-1 — MRHCISRHCFFTLALFVLLTTSTHGIVVPTQNQPRSFANQFLIPQNAARASVRQRPLVWDYKLVRYAQWYANQRRSDCALEHSNGPYGENIFWGSGTGWKPAQAVSAWVEERQWYNYWHNSCADGEMCGHYTQIVWNTTRKVGCASVVCSGGKGTFMTCNYDPPGNYYGEKPY, encoded by the coding sequence ATGAGGCACTGCATTTCAAGACATTGTTTTTTCACACTAGCTTTGTTTGTGTTGCTAACCACAAGCACCCATGGTATTGTTGTGCCAACCCAAAACCAACCGAGAAGCTTTGCAAACCAATTTCTGATCCCCCAGAATGCAGCACGTGCGTCGGTGAGGCAGCGTCCCTTGGTGTGGGACTACAAACTGGTACGGTACGCCCAGTGGTATGCAAACCAGAGGCGAAGTGATTGTGCCCTGGAGCATTCGAATGGGCCTTATGGTGAGAACATATTCTGGGGCAGTGGGACGGGGTGGAAGCCAGCACAGGCTGTTAGTGCATGGGTTGAAGAGCGTCAATGGTACAATTATTGGCACAATTCTTGTGCGGATGGAGAGATGTGTGGACATTATACTCAGATTGTGTGGAACACTACTAGGAAGGTTGGTTGTGCTAGCGTTGTTTGCTCTGGAGGGAAGGGCACCTTCATGACCTGCAACTACGACCCTCCTGGTAACTACTATGGAGAAAAACCTTACTGA